In Apium graveolens cultivar Ventura chromosome 10, ASM990537v1, whole genome shotgun sequence, the following are encoded in one genomic region:
- the LOC141693266 gene encoding uncharacterized protein LOC141693266 isoform X1, producing the protein MWDYPLFLNRVFFFPSQFYFISCVINFTYFVLCFVSAAKEINEDNVPLVEETARMKKARLAGLDTRGKATEPIFLRKHKEPMGEASTEGAEGHNAPITAAAPAAAATGAFQPLWGFRRGDTVVGSTKHAWDWSYHSVTPKDFTDVVATPDLERIKLMGAQSLASSNAYFQGAVRQAESWKRASDKADNALRRQQKKYATLEKKLKRKEEELGESNAELVVLRAEKDKAIDNYLDSEEFAQSMRIRDDSVFPEFFRTGWDTALGTVNEACPDINPADYICPDDEALLQRFRTRVVVSDHVPQDPLLPPPESFSRPAEDDSSSSSETTETSSESGEDDDMDAEGTSAP; encoded by the exons atgtgggactatcctctgtttctcaacagggtatttttcttcccttctcaattttacttcatttcatgcgttattaacttcacttattttgtcctttgttttgtttcagctgctaaggagattaacgaggacaacgttcctttggttgaggagacagctaggatgaagaaagctcggctcgcaggcctagacacccggggaaaggcgacagagcctatcttcttgagaaagcacaaggagcctatgggggaggcttcaactgaaggagctgagggccataatgctcctatcactgctgctgcccctgctgctgctgctacaggcgcctttcagcctctctggggattccgccgaggggataccgtggttggttccacgaagcatgcttgggattggtcctaccatagcgtgaccccaaaggactttactgatgtggtggccacccctgaccttgagaggattaagctcatgggagcccaatctctggcttcg tctaacgcctactttcaaggcgctgtgaggcaagccgaatcatggaagcgggcttctgataaggccgataatgccctcaggaggcagcagaagaagtatgctaccctggagaagaagctcaagcgcaaggaggaagaactcggagagtctaacgccgagctggtggtacttcgggcggagaaggataaagctatagacaattatctggactcggaggagtttgcccaatccatgaggattagggatgattcagtctttcccgagttttttaggactggttgggacacggcccttgggaccgtgaacgaggcttgtcctgatattaacccggcggactacatctgccctgacgatgaggctttgctacagaggtttcgtacccgagtagttgtctcggatcatgttcctcaggatccacttcttcctcctcccgagtctttttccagacctgctgaggatgacagctcttcctcctccgagacaacggagacatctagcgagagcggagaagacgatgatatggacgccgagggcacctcagctccttag
- the LOC141693266 gene encoding uncharacterized protein LOC141693266 isoform X2 has product MADKNSERAAKIASASKRAAKEINEDNVPLVEETARMKKARLAGLDTRGKATEPIFLRKHKEPMGEASTEGAEGHNAPITAAAPAAAATGAFQPLWGFRRGDTVVGSTKHAWDWSYHSVTPKDFTDVVATPDLERIKLMGAQSLASSNAYFQGAVRQAESWKRASDKADNALRRQQKKYATLEKKLKRKEEELGESNAELVVLRAEKDKAIDNYLDSEEFAQSMRIRDDSVFPEFFRTGWDTALGTVNEACPDINPADYICPDDEALLQRFRTRVVVSDHVPQDPLLPPPESFSRPAEDDSSSSSETTETSSESGEDDDMDAEGTSAP; this is encoded by the exons atggctgacaagaattctgagagggcggccaaaattgcctcggcttcaaaacgag ctgctaaggagattaacgaggacaacgttcctttggttgaggagacagctaggatgaagaaagctcggctcgcaggcctagacacccggggaaaggcgacagagcctatcttcttgagaaagcacaaggagcctatgggggaggcttcaactgaaggagctgagggccataatgctcctatcactgctgctgcccctgctgctgctgctacaggcgcctttcagcctctctggggattccgccgaggggataccgtggttggttccacgaagcatgcttgggattggtcctaccatagcgtgaccccaaaggactttactgatgtggtggccacccctgaccttgagaggattaagctcatgggagcccaatctctggcttcg tctaacgcctactttcaaggcgctgtgaggcaagccgaatcatggaagcgggcttctgataaggccgataatgccctcaggaggcagcagaagaagtatgctaccctggagaagaagctcaagcgcaaggaggaagaactcggagagtctaacgccgagctggtggtacttcgggcggagaaggataaagctatagacaattatctggactcggaggagtttgcccaatccatgaggattagggatgattcagtctttcccgagttttttaggactggttgggacacggcccttgggaccgtgaacgaggcttgtcctgatattaacccggcggactacatctgccctgacgatgaggctttgctacagaggtttcgtacccgagtagttgtctcggatcatgttcctcaggatccacttcttcctcctcccgagtctttttccagacctgctgaggatgacagctcttcctcctccgagacaacggagacatctagcgagagcggagaagacgatgatatggacgccgagggcacctcagctccttag